Proteins encoded by one window of Cylindrospermum stagnale PCC 7417:
- a CDS encoding ABC exporter membrane fusion protein — translation MGQKLLFKPTNQGLIPLVIAATAVTGVIAVYGISQFGQVGKTASSDIVETKPIAPKVTALGRLEPETEIISLSAPLALNGDRISQILVKEGDRVTSGQVVAILDSRDRLQNAVIESEKQVRVAQAKLVQVKAGAKTGEIQAQQSSVERIQAQGQGERLAQEQAIARYIAQWEGDRTAQEATIRKLEAELNNAQAEEQRYQQLYSEGAISSSIIDSKRLVVETAKQQVGEAKAVLNRINATANKQLAEARVTLNRIKATGNKQVSEAKGTLSGIAEVRSVDVAVAQAEVESAIAALKRAQTEYQAAYIKAPIPGQILKINKKAGEKTEQAMSSTNTTGIADLAQTDQMMAVAEVYQTDISKVKLGQNAVITSQAFAGELRGTVTHIGLQVNRQNVFASEPGENLDQRVIEVKIRLNPEDSQQVSGLTNLQVQTAIEL, via the coding sequence ATGGGACAAAAATTGTTATTTAAACCTACCAACCAAGGGTTAATTCCATTAGTAATTGCGGCTACTGCTGTTACAGGTGTAATTGCTGTTTATGGGATTTCTCAATTTGGGCAAGTTGGTAAAACGGCTTCATCTGACATTGTAGAAACCAAGCCGATTGCCCCAAAAGTGACGGCATTAGGACGATTGGAACCAGAAACAGAGATAATTAGCTTGTCTGCGCCGTTGGCGTTGAATGGCGATCGCATTTCCCAAATCCTCGTCAAAGAAGGCGATCGCGTGACATCGGGACAGGTGGTGGCAATTTTAGACTCCCGCGATCGCTTGCAAAATGCTGTAATCGAGTCAGAGAAACAAGTCAGAGTTGCCCAAGCGAAACTGGTGCAAGTGAAAGCCGGGGCAAAAACCGGAGAAATCCAGGCACAGCAGTCTAGTGTGGAACGCATACAGGCCCAGGGACAAGGAGAAAGACTTGCTCAAGAACAAGCGATCGCTAGATACATAGCACAATGGGAAGGAGACAGAACCGCCCAAGAAGCAACAATTAGGAAGTTAGAAGCCGAACTCAACAACGCCCAAGCCGAAGAGCAGCGTTATCAGCAGCTATATTCTGAAGGTGCCATTTCTAGTTCGATAATTGACAGCAAGCGCTTGGTTGTGGAAACGGCAAAACAGCAAGTGGGGGAAGCCAAAGCAGTTCTGAACCGGATTAACGCCACCGCTAACAAGCAACTAGCCGAAGCTAGAGTCACACTTAACCGAATTAAAGCTACTGGTAATAAGCAAGTTAGTGAAGCAAAAGGCACACTCAGCGGTATTGCCGAAGTCCGTTCTGTAGATGTAGCCGTAGCACAAGCAGAAGTTGAAAGTGCGATCGCCGCACTTAAACGCGCCCAAACTGAGTACCAAGCAGCTTATATCAAGGCGCCAATCCCTGGGCAGATCCTCAAAATCAATAAAAAAGCCGGAGAAAAGACAGAGCAAGCGATGTCTAGCACAAATACAACTGGCATTGCAGACTTAGCGCAAACCGACCAGATGATGGCAGTAGCAGAAGTTTATCAAACAGATATTAGTAAAGTCAAATTGGGACAAAACGCCGTTATTACCAGTCAGGCATTTGCCGGCGAACTGCGCGGCACCGTCACCCATATAGGCTTACAAGTCAACCGACAAAACGTCTTCGCCAGTGAGCCTGGAGAGAACCTTGATCAACGAGTGATTGAGGTGAAAATCCGCCTTAATCCTGAAGACAGCCAGCAAGTTTCCGGTTTGACCAACTTACAGGTGCAGACAGCAATTGAACTGTAA
- a CDS encoding phosphotransferase, translating into MNNVLPAEIKTQLSKILGQNIQIFSCEPLNVGATYWVDRIKLEGTRQNFTSLIVKYVNPTNLNFNNEQIETKAEYIEERFNYIFLSKIRDFFPLFPKLIAEDQNLLILEDLGESEYSEPPDQSILKNLATVVAKLHAATANQYPLFQQMRKEANLDDIDRRMYSKDYYDILFATGAIQINWYCDFLNIKRQNYEILINQIQDTISNPEVFHAFIHHDLVSPRQFVYVKNQVYLIDFEHAQYSHAFLDIAKILVGSIEWNRKEEVYFINHPNFPREILDIYRLEYSKYREIEFDDKVWEMNLSSALIHSTLSVLGELFKIPSDLKPRESIEANIKLLIDRLIYLLEGNDYHQELKEILNTLNSRIVYV; encoded by the coding sequence ATGAATAATGTTTTACCTGCTGAAATCAAAACTCAATTAAGTAAAATTCTTGGGCAAAATATTCAAATATTTTCTTGCGAACCACTGAATGTTGGAGCAACTTATTGGGTGGATAGAATTAAACTGGAGGGGACAAGACAAAATTTCACTTCATTGATTGTTAAATACGTTAATCCAACAAATTTAAATTTTAATAACGAGCAGATCGAGACAAAAGCAGAGTATATCGAAGAACGATTTAACTATATTTTCCTCTCCAAAATTCGTGATTTTTTTCCTTTATTCCCAAAATTAATTGCTGAGGATCAAAATTTACTAATCTTAGAAGATTTAGGTGAAAGTGAATATTCTGAGCCGCCAGATCAATCTATTTTGAAAAATTTAGCAACTGTTGTTGCTAAACTCCATGCTGCTACAGCTAACCAATATCCTTTATTTCAACAAATGAGAAAGGAAGCTAATTTAGACGATATTGATAGAAGAATGTATAGCAAGGATTATTATGATATTTTGTTTGCTACAGGGGCTATACAAATTAATTGGTATTGTGATTTTTTAAATATAAAACGACAAAATTATGAAATCTTGATTAATCAAATCCAAGATACTATTAGTAATCCAGAGGTCTTTCATGCTTTTATTCATCATGATTTAGTCTCACCAAGACAATTTGTTTATGTTAAAAATCAAGTTTATTTAATCGACTTTGAACATGCTCAATATTCTCATGCTTTTTTAGATATTGCTAAAATATTGGTTGGCTCAATTGAATGGAATAGAAAAGAAGAGGTATATTTTATCAATCATCCTAACTTTCCCAGAGAAATACTCGATATTTATCGCCTTGAATATAGTAAATATCGTGAAATAGAGTTTGATGATAAAGTTTGGGAAATGAATTTAAGTAGTGCTTTGATACACAGTACCTTATCTGTTTTGGGAGAATTATTCAAAATTCCATCTGATTTGAAGCCAAGGGAAAGTATTGAAGCAAATATAAAACTTTTAATTGATAGATTAATTTATTTATTAGAAGGTAACGATTATCATCAAGAATTAAAAGAAATACTAAATACATTAAATTCCCGGATTGTTTATGTTTAA
- the devC gene encoding ABC transporter permease DevC yields MVSKMLRKTPLAWRQLMKEKTRLAIAIAGIGFADMLMFLQLGFKDGLYDSSVTPHRNLQADLILINPQFQTLGAAKTFGRERLYQTLSYDGVASVTSLYIGLGQWRNPETRIQRSILVWGFDPAQPAFKFPEIQQNQDQLKQLYQVLFDRAGRAEFGAVADNVKKTGNFETELSDKAVSVKGLFTNGASFVADGNVISSDSTFLQIFPKRKRDRIDVGLIILKPGTDVELVRSQLAARLPKDVKVLTIEGFADIEKEYWATSTAIGFIFGIGVGVGFIVGIVIVYQILYSDVSEHLPEYATLKAMGYSDNYLLSVLIQEALLLAILGYIPGFILSIGLYHVAAGATMLPIAMTLDRAINVLTLTVIMCSFSGAIAMRKLRSADPADVF; encoded by the coding sequence ATGGTTAGTAAAATGCTTCGCAAAACTCCGCTGGCCTGGCGGCAGTTAATGAAAGAAAAGACGCGGCTAGCAATTGCGATTGCAGGCATTGGCTTCGCAGATATGCTGATGTTTCTGCAATTGGGGTTTAAAGATGGGCTTTATGACTCATCAGTAACACCACATCGCAACTTACAGGCAGATTTGATTTTAATTAATCCCCAATTTCAAACCCTAGGGGCGGCGAAAACCTTTGGCAGAGAGCGACTTTACCAGACCTTGAGTTATGACGGTGTAGCCTCAGTGACTTCACTCTACATCGGCCTTGGGCAGTGGCGGAATCCCGAAACGCGCATTCAACGCTCTATTTTGGTGTGGGGTTTTGATCCGGCACAACCCGCCTTTAAATTCCCGGAAATTCAACAAAACCAAGATCAACTTAAGCAATTGTACCAAGTTCTGTTTGATCGCGCAGGTCGTGCAGAATTTGGGGCGGTTGCTGATAATGTCAAAAAAACAGGCAACTTTGAAACGGAACTGAGTGATAAAGCTGTCAGCGTCAAGGGCTTGTTTACTAACGGTGCTTCCTTTGTGGCCGATGGCAATGTGATCAGCAGTGACTCTACTTTTTTGCAAATATTCCCCAAGCGAAAGCGCGATCGCATCGATGTTGGCTTAATTATTCTCAAGCCTGGGACTGATGTAGAACTTGTGCGATCGCAACTAGCCGCAAGACTACCCAAAGATGTCAAAGTTCTCACTATCGAAGGGTTTGCCGACATCGAAAAAGAGTACTGGGCAACCAGCACCGCCATTGGTTTCATCTTCGGTATAGGTGTCGGCGTTGGCTTTATCGTCGGCATTGTGATTGTTTACCAAATCCTCTACTCCGATGTTTCTGAGCATCTGCCAGAATACGCCACCCTCAAAGCAATGGGCTATAGCGATAACTATCTACTATCCGTCCTGATCCAAGAGGCATTACTTTTAGCCATATTGGGTTATATCCCCGGATTCATCCTTTCGATTGGACTGTATCACGTTGCCGCTGGTGCGACAATGTTACCGATCGCCATGACGTTAGATCGAGCAATAAATGTATTAACTTTGACAGTTATTATGTGTAGTTTCTCTGGGGCGATCGCTATGAGAAAGCTACGTTCTGCTGATCCCGCCGATGTTTTTTAG
- a CDS encoding DUF6603 domain-containing protein encodes MTTVIIDVDEYQNLVEANEYLADELSIGIDPIPDILNDCPLRYAEYTRDGTGYTVICNLRFILAEDEEGEPTKELEASINIEVKTSSQQKLYSGTLSYPLEGDKRLAFDLQFKNSTTSSILVATSAITESFPLVDFGGALPGLDGVIPEEIAIGTNYNALIVMTKSGSTVPSTRKFLLGFGFNAADNLDIDLSQLPLIGSQFPAGPTGNNLSIQLLIATQDFTQAELKPINQLLVDLTAPIQIKPPTTASHKLTKGVSIAAYLELAGAYKQSWFVPLVKRTGTGTRSLREVGNYRLIASTRSTPEESPITFAENGNGAWLKVQRSFGPVHIEKIGLLYKDGEIRLVPEATLQVSQFLLSLNALSVRASLNDFAPYFKLEGFGLEYISDNLEISGAFARIEKDGYDEYLGIATLGMKAKAKALSLSAVGSYANRDGESAFFLYLAVDYPLGGPPFFFVTGLSGGFGYNRSLTVPPLEELPAFPLVSQAVNGVGSIDFDDPGASVGEQLKSLEKYIKLSPGSGFLAIGVKFTSFKLLDSFGLLTVAINEDKFEVNLIGNSRLVVPAKESGLDPVAQAEIILHARFAPNEGILSVRAQLTPASYILSGLCQLTGGFAFCIWYAGEHDGDFVITLGGYHPAFKVPSHYPQVPRLGYKWQIDGNTSITGEAYFALCSHAVMAGGRLSFDYDDGWAWASLSVGADFLICWKPYYYDIRAYINISAGISFVSGSLGVDLHLWGPELGGTFEISFWIASVTARFGDQGSRDPLPIIWDDFRSSFLPPDDEICSIAATEGMVKQLKRGEEEIWIVNPQQFEFVTDAFIPSKKAIAGGQEKGSGAVFGISPMGIKTTDELETEHRVTITRNGSSFEDQFTFTPVTKKAPTALWGEPRLTDKGRLQLPETNGQQFIDNTISGFRIVPAPELNPADTEDINIAELQYDTTLFEEPYLWETLPAFGAITATDEERRDKIRDTVASNTNRNDILNALGFDVAEMVNVDAAIADAFVFAPQVK; translated from the coding sequence ATGACAACCGTTATCATTGATGTCGATGAATATCAGAACCTTGTAGAAGCAAATGAGTATTTAGCAGATGAACTAAGTATTGGAATTGACCCGATTCCAGATATTCTCAACGATTGCCCCCTGAGATATGCTGAGTACACGCGGGATGGCACTGGCTATACAGTTATCTGCAACCTCAGGTTTATCCTCGCTGAAGATGAAGAGGGAGAACCAACTAAAGAACTAGAAGCTAGTATTAATATTGAAGTCAAGACAAGTTCACAGCAGAAACTGTATTCGGGTACACTGAGCTATCCTCTCGAAGGAGACAAGCGTCTCGCTTTCGACCTTCAGTTTAAGAACAGTACAACATCAAGTATTCTGGTTGCGACTAGTGCCATAACAGAAAGTTTCCCCCTAGTTGATTTTGGCGGTGCGCTACCGGGTCTAGATGGCGTAATTCCTGAAGAGATTGCGATCGGAACCAATTACAATGCTCTGATTGTAATGACAAAATCTGGCTCAACTGTTCCTTCTACTAGAAAATTTCTCTTAGGGTTTGGCTTTAATGCCGCCGACAATCTTGATATTGACTTATCCCAACTGCCCTTAATCGGTTCACAGTTTCCCGCAGGCCCAACGGGTAACAACCTGAGTATCCAGCTTCTGATTGCTACTCAAGATTTTACCCAGGCAGAACTCAAACCCATCAACCAATTACTGGTAGACCTAACAGCACCTATCCAGATTAAGCCGCCCACTACCGCCTCGCATAAGCTAACCAAGGGCGTCAGCATTGCTGCCTATCTCGAATTAGCGGGGGCATACAAACAAAGCTGGTTTGTGCCGTTAGTTAAGCGCACAGGGACGGGTACTCGCAGCCTGAGAGAAGTTGGTAATTATCGGCTCATCGCTTCTACCAGAAGCACTCCAGAAGAGAGTCCCATCACCTTTGCAGAGAACGGTAACGGTGCTTGGCTGAAGGTGCAACGGTCTTTCGGGCCAGTTCATATAGAAAAAATCGGACTGCTGTACAAAGATGGGGAAATTCGATTAGTTCCAGAAGCAACTCTCCAGGTATCTCAGTTTCTCCTTTCCCTCAACGCTCTTTCAGTTAGGGCTTCCTTAAATGATTTTGCTCCTTATTTTAAGCTTGAAGGATTTGGCTTAGAGTACATCAGCGATAACCTAGAAATTAGTGGCGCTTTTGCCCGTATAGAGAAAGATGGCTATGACGAATACTTGGGCATAGCTACCCTGGGAATGAAAGCTAAAGCTAAAGCTCTATCCCTTTCTGCGGTTGGTTCCTATGCTAATCGTGACGGAGAATCCGCTTTCTTCCTCTATCTAGCGGTGGATTATCCTTTAGGTGGCCCGCCTTTTTTCTTTGTGACGGGACTCTCTGGTGGCTTTGGCTACAACCGTTCTCTGACTGTTCCTCCTTTAGAAGAACTTCCCGCTTTCCCGTTAGTTTCTCAGGCGGTTAACGGAGTTGGTTCAATAGATTTTGATGATCCCGGTGCGTCGGTTGGCGAACAACTAAAAAGCCTCGAGAAGTATATCAAGCTTTCTCCGGGTTCGGGGTTCTTGGCTATTGGGGTGAAATTTACTTCCTTCAAGTTGCTCGATAGCTTTGGTCTATTGACTGTTGCGATTAATGAAGACAAGTTTGAGGTAAATTTAATTGGTAATTCTCGGCTAGTCGTTCCGGCTAAAGAGTCAGGTTTAGACCCGGTTGCCCAAGCGGAGATTATTCTCCACGCGCGGTTTGCTCCCAATGAAGGGATTCTCTCGGTTCGCGCCCAGCTTACCCCTGCCTCCTATATTCTCTCTGGTCTGTGTCAGTTAACTGGGGGCTTTGCTTTCTGTATCTGGTACGCTGGCGAACATGATGGCGACTTTGTGATTACTTTAGGCGGCTACCATCCCGCTTTTAAAGTTCCCTCTCACTACCCGCAAGTGCCGCGTCTCGGTTACAAATGGCAGATTGATGGCAATACTTCCATTACTGGCGAAGCTTACTTTGCTCTCTGTTCTCATGCGGTGATGGCTGGCGGAAGATTATCTTTTGACTATGATGATGGTTGGGCGTGGGCTTCTTTGAGTGTGGGGGCTGATTTTTTAATTTGCTGGAAACCCTACTATTACGATATTCGAGCTTATATCAACATTAGCGCCGGGATTTCTTTTGTCTCTGGCAGTTTGGGGGTTGATCTCCATCTGTGGGGGCCGGAACTCGGCGGAACTTTTGAAATTAGCTTTTGGATTGCCTCGGTTACAGCTAGGTTTGGCGACCAAGGTTCCCGCGATCCTCTACCCATCATCTGGGACGATTTCCGCTCTTCGTTTTTGCCCCCGGATGATGAAATTTGCAGTATCGCCGCTACTGAAGGTATGGTGAAACAACTCAAACGCGGTGAGGAAGAGATTTGGATTGTCAATCCTCAGCAGTTTGAATTCGTCACTGATGCTTTTATTCCTTCCAAAAAAGCGATCGCAGGCGGACAGGAGAAAGGCAGCGGTGCGGTCTTTGGCATTAGCCCAATGGGAATTAAAACAACAGATGAATTAGAAACAGAACACCGCGTCACCATCACCAGGAACGGGAGTTCGTTTGAAGACCAATTTACTTTTACCCCGGTAACGAAAAAAGCACCAACAGCGCTGTGGGGAGAACCTCGTCTCACTGATAAAGGGCGGTTGCAGCTTCCTGAGACGAATGGGCAGCAATTTATCGATAACACTATCTCCGGTTTCCGCATTGTTCCCGCACCTGAGCTTAACCCTGCCGATACTGAAGATATTAATATTGCTGAACTTCAGTATGACACGACGCTTTTTGAGGAGCCTTATTTGTGGGAAACGCTGCCTGCTTTTGGGGCAATTACAGCCACAGATGAGGAACGCAGAGATAAAATTCGGGATACTGTCGCTAGTAACACTAACCGCAACGATATCTTAAACGCATTAGGCTTCGATGTTGCCGAAATGGTTAATGTTGATGCGGCGATCGCAGATGCTTTTGTTTTTGCGCCACAAGTTAAATAA
- a CDS encoding TetR/AcrR family transcriptional regulator, translating into MPKIVDHEQYRKELLGKCFDLFAEKGYGSITMRQIAQGLRVSTGTLYHYFPSKQALFEHLVEEICQQDLSAVLAELGGTQTLQEGIEALGRHMVKNEDYFVKWTYIWVDFCQHQDSKQEGNTVFQRANQRYQQAAKDFFGIQDSALASFIVSFIDGLLLTKLRGDGMIDIPAQFALLGNMLTLYLQQQDSHNLANKEPLASSK; encoded by the coding sequence ATGCCGAAGATTGTTGACCATGAACAATACCGCAAAGAACTACTAGGCAAGTGTTTTGATTTATTTGCCGAAAAAGGCTATGGTTCCATCACTATGCGGCAAATTGCTCAAGGTCTACGGGTATCTACAGGGACGCTGTATCACTATTTTCCTAGTAAACAAGCTCTGTTTGAGCATTTAGTGGAAGAGATATGTCAGCAGGATTTAAGTGCAGTATTGGCGGAGTTGGGAGGAACGCAAACACTGCAAGAAGGCATAGAAGCACTGGGACGACATATGGTAAAAAACGAGGATTACTTCGTTAAGTGGACTTATATCTGGGTTGATTTTTGCCAGCATCAAGACTCGAAGCAGGAGGGAAATACTGTGTTTCAGCGTGCCAATCAGCGATATCAACAGGCAGCTAAAGATTTTTTTGGCATTCAAGATTCAGCGTTAGCTTCTTTTATAGTCAGCTTTATCGATGGCTTGTTACTAACGAAGTTGCGGGGTGATGGCATGATTGATATTCCTGCACAATTCGCTTTATTAGGCAATATGCTGACGTTATATTTGCAACAACAAGATTCACATAATCTGGCTAATAAAGAACCATTAGCCAGCAGTAAGTAA
- a CDS encoding microcystin-dependent protein — MSTNKKMPFRFEFFYEPATEENLKDILLIDAPSEVPPLHLNIINNLVDQPITIPASETDGLVTLDNYHFKLKFNPQVLVTAENIQLQNSNWVLAHAKEAGSSSDGLYLCLKGEDIILESDKPIELTFNGVGATDFQTETRTSGTSVEMSWVLQIEQLAQSLDGEEHDGERETLTLTPRAPGDSDGYETTSTKTLEKVKQKGKPNIPLAVGFAGSNRVLNTNSEESNLQLRITNTAEPGSPNIIFYYDSDTTKCSQLGIALEVGDTTAFPWVLGTKDDVNNITMSIAGNKWKQLSDKPTEVIVGGVSALEWTFIPNSANVELAAQETILVDIQKIKTAHPTGATKLNLRYQYVPEYQDGEFVCAIEKTPLVFHDYKVGIGTTQPKESLHIKAGNLRIENTDASTNGEIQTNGTLVLRSNVDKTEDLSVKFFNQTNQTVPLMVLHKDGKLGIGTASPEAKLHVTETIKAKNVEVIETVTAKKIVADGAVFTGMILMWSGAADKIPAGWALCNGTNTTPDLRDRFLVGAGKDYPVGNTGGLKEVILTEEQMPSHNHGVDDPGHTHSIEMRDSSSDLQPTSLPLYARNDINDGNRKGTNSATTGISILSKGGGKAHENRPPYYALCFIMKVDIP, encoded by the coding sequence ATGTCCACCAACAAAAAAATGCCTTTTAGATTTGAGTTCTTTTACGAACCAGCAACCGAAGAAAACCTCAAAGATATTTTGTTGATTGATGCTCCCAGCGAAGTTCCACCACTGCACTTAAACATTATCAACAACCTAGTTGATCAACCCATCACCATTCCAGCTTCTGAGACTGATGGTCTAGTCACTCTAGACAATTACCACTTTAAACTTAAGTTCAATCCCCAAGTCTTGGTCACAGCAGAAAACATTCAACTTCAAAATAGCAACTGGGTACTCGCACACGCTAAAGAAGCAGGAAGTTCTTCTGATGGGCTTTATCTGTGCTTGAAAGGAGAAGATATTATCCTCGAAAGTGATAAGCCAATCGAATTGACTTTCAATGGGGTAGGAGCGACAGATTTTCAAACAGAAACAAGGACATCAGGAACATCAGTTGAGATGAGTTGGGTGTTGCAAATTGAGCAATTAGCCCAATCACTAGACGGGGAAGAACACGATGGCGAAAGGGAAACTCTCACCCTTACCCCTAGAGCGCCTGGTGACTCTGATGGATATGAAACTACTAGTACGAAAACTCTTGAAAAAGTCAAGCAGAAAGGCAAACCAAACATTCCCCTAGCTGTTGGATTTGCCGGCTCTAATCGGGTTCTCAACACTAACAGCGAAGAAAGCAATCTACAATTGCGAATCACTAACACAGCTGAACCCGGTAGTCCCAACATTATCTTTTATTACGATAGCGACACCACTAAATGTTCTCAACTGGGAATTGCCCTTGAAGTAGGAGACACAACTGCATTTCCTTGGGTGCTGGGAACAAAAGACGATGTGAATAACATTACAATGTCCATTGCTGGTAACAAGTGGAAGCAACTTAGCGACAAACCAACGGAAGTAATAGTTGGAGGAGTCAGCGCCCTGGAGTGGACATTCATCCCCAACTCAGCCAATGTAGAGTTAGCTGCTCAGGAAACTATCTTAGTAGACATTCAAAAAATTAAAACGGCTCATCCAACGGGTGCAACTAAGTTGAACTTGCGCTATCAGTATGTGCCAGAGTATCAAGATGGGGAGTTTGTCTGCGCGATAGAAAAAACGCCTTTGGTATTTCATGACTATAAGGTAGGCATTGGGACAACCCAACCCAAAGAAAGCTTACATATTAAAGCGGGTAATTTAAGGATAGAAAATACCGACGCTTCTACAAATGGGGAAATTCAAACAAATGGTACTCTTGTCCTGCGTTCAAATGTGGACAAGACTGAAGATTTGTCAGTGAAGTTCTTCAACCAGACTAATCAGACCGTACCTTTAATGGTATTGCATAAAGATGGCAAGTTGGGTATTGGTACGGCAAGTCCTGAAGCCAAGTTACATGTAACAGAAACAATAAAAGCTAAAAATGTTGAGGTAATAGAGACAGTAACCGCTAAAAAGATTGTGGCGGATGGGGCTGTTTTTACAGGGATGATTTTGATGTGGTCGGGAGCAGCGGATAAAATCCCGGCTGGTTGGGCGCTGTGTAATGGAACGAATACAACACCGGATTTGAGAGATCGCTTTTTAGTTGGTGCGGGAAAGGATTACCCAGTTGGAAATACAGGAGGTCTTAAAGAAGTCATCTTAACTGAGGAGCAAATGCCTAGTCATAATCATGGTGTTGATGATCCTGGTCACACTCATTCTATTGAAATGAGAGATAGTAGCAGCGATCTCCAGCCTACATCCCTTCCTCTCTATGCGAGAAATGACATTAATGACGGAAATAGAAAAGGAACTAACAGCGCAACAACTGGAATTTCTATTCTATCCAAAGGAGGTGGTAAAGCCCATGAAAACAGACCACCTTATTATGCTCTGTGTTTCATTATGAAAGTGGATATTCCCTAA